The Oncorhynchus mykiss isolate Arlee chromosome 10, USDA_OmykA_1.1, whole genome shotgun sequence nucleotide sequence tcaGTAGACATTGTTTAAAGTAGCCCTTGTTCAGCAGGTTATGTTGTTTGTTCAACTTTGATTTAAattgtttttgtttggcatatatTTTCTAAGTGAAAAAAACGGAGTCAAAGCGTAGTTCTGTTTCTGTGGAATTGCCCCTCTGGAAATGACTTTTTCTCTTCGCATGAAACTGTGAGGTTGTATCCTAACCTGTAAATAAATATAAGCCTGACCAAGCCAAATTCTAGCGCATTCCAAGCTTCTCGTAGATGGTGTTGATTCAAATCTGGTTGTTTTTCCCCATACTAAAAGTGAACCCATGGCTTTATGGTTGGATTATCCTTGGTAAAATAGAAGAGCAGACAAGCAAGGAGGACAATGATGTCTGTATCCAGTTTCTTAAAGTCAGAGAACTTACATGGAAGTTGGTTCTCTCCCCAACATTCTTTCAGATGCCTTTTCCTTGCTTCTCTCtcgtagattttttttttttagagatcTTCTCTCTATGTGTCCCACACAATATCGATTACATTACACTTTTTCAACTGGTGCTCTACCCAAGGCAGCAAGAGACTGCTGCCATATTTGCCTAATGTGGAAACTTAGTCTGTAGGCTTATTTAGGAAGTTACCTGTAGATAATGTCATTGTTAATTTGCTTAGAGTTTGTATTTTATAGACCAATAATGTAAGTCTAAGAAACAATGTGAGACTGAAAATATAGCATTAGTAGCTGTTCTATAAGATGCCCAAACAGAAAGAACATCAACATCACATTTCTCTCTACATTAGCAACATTTCCTTCTGATCCAAAAGAGACCTGGATTGCTCTGGTTGGGAACACTAGACCTGGTAAGAGCTTGACAGCATTCCAAAACCCAAACATGACTGCTGAGTACTTTGTCTTAATTTCACTGTACAATACAGTGATGGAAACTGATTTGGGCTGTTCTaccttttttatttgatttttgttACGGGTTACCACAATTATCATTCCAGACAAGGAATGGGCTAAATTACAGCGTCATTTGTGTGCTTGTCAGAACACTACTGTTAATCTCCATACGTTTAATATTTCTCCACTTCCCAGTTTTGTCGGTGCAACAACCATAAGTCTGATATGCCTAGTTGTGTctttgaaaataaatacatgtgatgaAGCATTTTCATCTCAGCTATGTCCTCTGCAGTGTTGATTAGTTGCTGAATACAACTGACTTGTGATGTTTTAATTTCACCCAGTTCATGGGCCTCCCATGAACAGTGAACAGCTGATTTTACAACAAAAACACTATACAGCAACAACTTTCCCTTATTATCCAAGAGAGAACCGGATTGTGCTGGTGGGGAAGACTGGAGCTGGGAAGAGTGCAGCAGGAAACACCATCCTGGGGAAGAAAGTGTTAAAATCACATTCACATTCCAACTCTGTGACTAAAGACTTTgataaggaaagagagatggtgtGTGGGCAACGTGTGGCTGTTATTGACACCCCAGGGTGTTTGACACAAAGTTTACACAGGAGGAAGCAATAGAAAATATCACAATGTGCGTCAACCTCTCTTCTCCTGGTCCCCATGTGTTCCTGATTGTGATCAAGCTGGGAAGATTCACTGAAGAAGAGCAGAAAGCAGTGCAAATGATTCAGCACTCTTCAGTGCTGAAGCATCAAAATACACAATTGTTCTCTTCACACATGGAAACCTCCTTGAGGATGTAACGATTAAAGAATTAGTGTCTGGAACACAAAATGTAGTAAGCTTAGTTGACCAATGCAAGGAGGGATTTCATGTCTCCAACAACAAAGATAAGAGTCGCTCCCAGGTCACTGAGCTGCTTGAGAAGATAAACAAGATGGTGAAGATGAATGGAGGAAGCCACTACACCACGGAGATGTTCCAGGAGGCTGAGAGAGCGATTGAAGAGGAGAAGAACAGGATCCTTGGAGAGAACaaagagaagagaaacagagaggatgagAAACTGAATAATTTTTTTGAAGGAGAGGCTCTGGAGAAAGCAAGAAAGGAGCTGAGAGAAAAACATGAAAGAGAGGCTCGAGAGAAAGCTGAAAGAAATACAGCTGGGCGTTATCTTGCTGTTGTAGGTTCTGCTGCTGCAGGTGGAGCTGCTATTGGAGCTGCTATTGCATTACCAGTTGGTGCAGCAGTGGGTGCAATAGTAGGAGGTGTAGCAGGAGCAATAGAGGTGTTTTTGAAACCAATGTTTGCTGTATATGATACAAAATAATTTATTTGACTTGACTGCTTAGATATTCAACGTAATTGGACATGGATATCAGTACATCTTCTGACTTTTCGCTTAGTGTCTCTTCATCTTGCCTGTTCCAGGGTTGACGGTCAAACAACTTCCACCATCTGTaactactgctgtaaacagactaATTGACTTGAACATGTTTTAATATGTTTAGATCGAATGATCTATGTGAAATGGTATTGGCCAGAGGGAAGTAAGCACAGGTCTGTCCATAAGGTTGGGATAGGAGCCATGTGTTAGAGCTGATAGATCATACATTACTGTCCTATAACACTGTCTTATATCTTAATATGTTTTAAATAATATTTTCTCAAAATGTATGTCATTATATTCTCTTAAAATGTTGGAATTTCATCATTTCTTAGAATCAAAATAAGTGTTCTCTCTGCTTATGTGATTGACTCCCTCAAGGCCTCTCGTGACTGATAAGGAGACCTGTGAGATGCGTGGCGAACCACCGGACTCGAGCTGGAACTATAACGCCACCTTCACAGCAGCAAAGATTGATTGTTCATCCTAGACACAGAACGGGGGTCTGTGCTTGTGTCTTCATATCTTGTCTTTGCAGCTGTATGACCCAGTGTGGCAAATAAATCAAGCTTTCTTTGGAGTCAAGCTGGAATTTGTACCAGAACCTGGAACCTAAGAATTGGCATAGTTTGCATGTTTCACCACAATTCACAGTCCGAATCAGTGGAACAGGAACCAGTACACAAAAACGAGGTAGGCAAAGTTTGTGTAGCTGTTTCCAGTCATTCTGACATCTTCAGGAGGTGAGGGTCGTAGGCTGAATATGAATGAAGGGAATGGACCTAGAAAGCCTGGATGTATTAAATATGCCCACTGTATATATGACCGGTTGGAGACCTAGGGGTTGGAGCCCCTAGGAGGTTCAGCCACCTGAAGGTTAGGGTTCAGCCACCAGAAGATTAAGGTTTAGCCACTCAAAAAAGGCTAGGGTTCAGCCACCAGAAGGTTAGGGTTCAGCCACCAGAAGGTTAGGGTTCAGCCACCAGAAGGTTAAGGTTCAGCCATCCGAAGGATATGGTTCAGGCACCCGAAGGATATGGTTCAGGCACCAGAAGGTTACGGTTCAGCCACCAGAAGGTTAAGGTTTAGCCACCAGAAGGTTAGGGTTCAGCCACCAGAAGGTTAGAGTTGAGCCACCAGAAGGTTAGGGTTCAGCCACCAGAAAGTTGGACTGTCTGTTGAAGtgtctgtactgtttgtgtaTTATGAAGATGTTTAACGGAAGTAGTGGCTGTCAAGTAGAAGAGACATTGTCACTATCTGGTAATGTGAATGGTGATCGACTGTTGCCTGTGAGTTCTAAAGGGGGCTCACCTACCAGACTACACATCAGCTACACACAATAAAA carries:
- the LOC110534573 gene encoding LOW QUALITY PROTEIN: GTPase IMAP family member 9 (The sequence of the model RefSeq protein was modified relative to this genomic sequence to represent the inferred CDS: inserted 2 bases in 2 codons); translation: MNSEQLILQQKHYTATTFPYYPRENRIVLVGKTGAGKSAAGNTILGKKVLKSHSHSNSVTKDFDKEREMVCGQRVAVIDTPGXFDTKFTQEEAIENITMCVNLSSPGPHVFLIVIKLGRFTEEEQKAVQMIQXLFSAEASKYTIVLFTHGNLLEDVTIKELVSGTQNVVSLVDQCKEGFHVSNNKDKSRSQVTELLEKINKMVKMNGGSHYTTEMFQEAERAIEEEKNRILGENKEKRNREDEKLNNFFEGEALEKARKELREKHEREAREKAERNTAGRYLAVVGSAAAGGAAIGAAIALPVGAAVGAIVGGVAGAIEVFLKPMFAVYDTK